The stretch of DNA TTCCTGGTAAAGCAAATAACAGCTTTTCTAGCATCTTCCTCCAGGGAATACGGTGACGCATCAAAGTCCCAACGATAGCTAAAGCACTCATAGCTCCTAAAAATAGATAACGGTATTCACAAAGATAGTCGCTAACTCCAAAAACAATTTTTGTTAATCCTTTGACTTCCATATTTTCAAAGGTTTCTTTTAATGAGGGAATCACTCCTAGCAAGAAGAAAAGCATCACACCAAAAGAAAATACAAGTAAGACAAAAGGATAGCTTAACGCTCCTATCATCTTCCTTGAAATCTGGGCACGTTCTTCTAATACGACGATAATATTTTGCAAACATCCTTCCAGGTTTCCCACACTTTCTCCAGCAGCCACACCGCTACAATAAAAATGATCAAAAATATTAGGATGTGCTGCCATAGCTTGAGATAAAGACCCACCCGACCTTAGCGTTTCCATAAATGATGTGAGCAAAAGTCCCATTTTCTGCCCATGATACTGATCTCTTAAAGATACCAGGCTTTCGTATAGAGGCAATCCCGAACGGAGGAGGAGGAGGAGCTGTTTTGTAAAAATAATCAGTTCGGAACTTTTAATGCTCACCCTTCGCAGGGCTATCTCTCGAATGTTTAAAATTTGGATATTTTCCTGCGCGAGCTTTTCCCTAGCCTCTTCTATATGAAGGGCTTCTAAACATCCACGTTTTCTTCGTTCCCTAGAATCTAAATACGTATACCGATATCGAGGCATCTGTCCTCCCTAATCATACCGCTTTGTAACTCTTAAGACTTCTGCCAGGGTAGTCTCGCCAGATAAAACAAGAGCTATGCCGTGCTCTAATATTGGTAAAAATCCGTTTTGTTCGGCAGTTTCTCGTAGGACATGGTAGGGGGAGTGTGAAGCAACTTCGGAACGAAATATTGTATTCGGACGTAAAAACTCGTAAATTCCTTGTCTTCCTTTATATCCAGAACGGAAACAGTGTATGCACCCCTGACCCCGATATAAAGGAGTTTCTGTATCTTTCCCTAAAGAAGCTAAAAAAGATTTTTCCTGGTGCTCGGGAGTATAGGCGACCCTACAGTAGGGGCAGATTGTTCGCACCAATCTCTGTGCAACGACACCCACGAGCGTTGCTGATAACAAATAAGACTCTACACCCATATCAAGAAGTCGAGGAATCGCAGAAATCGCATCATTTGTATGGAGGGTGCTTACTACCAAATGTCCTGTAAGAGCTGCTTGTATTGCGATTTCTGCAGTTTCCTGATCCCGGATTTCTCCGACCATGAGAATATCAGGATCTTGGCGCAATAGATGCCGTAAACCTCGTGCGAAAGTCAGCCCAATTTTAGGCTTAACAGCAATCTGAGCAATCCCCTGCAGTTTATATTCTGGAGGATCTTCGATCGTCATGATATTTGTTAAAGGGCCTTTAAGCTCTTGTAATAAACTATAGAGGGTCGTAGTTTTACCACTCCCTGTGGGTCCTGTAACAAGAAGAATCCCTTCGGGAGCTGTTATCGTATCTTTAAATAGTATTTCGGTATCCTTAGGCATACGCAGGCCCGCGATATCCAAAATTACATTGCGTTTATCTAAAATACGCAAAACAACACGCTCTCCATAAATCACAGGAACCGTGCTGACACGCATGTCAACTTCCTGACCACCAATTTGGATCTTAATACGCCCATCTTGAGGAAGGCGGTGCTCAGCAATGTCCATCTTTGCCAGGACTTTAAGCCGGGTCGTTAATGCCGAACGAAGGTGGGAGGGAGGCGAATGACGATCATGGAGCACACCATCAATGCGATAGCGGATCCTCATAGAATCTTCGCCAGGCTCGAAATGAATATCCGAAGACCGCTCCTCAATAGCTTCTTTCAAGATCAAGTTTAACAGGCGCACCACTGGAATCGTATCGGTATTCTCTAGAAGATCTTCTTCTTCTGGAATTGCAGTGGAATCTTCCTCTTTCATTGTTAACAACATATCGGAAACATTACCTTCACGATTGCTGTAAAGCTGCTGTAGACGCTGCAGAATCTCCGATTCATCTTTTAGCACAAAACGAATCGGCTTTTTTATTAACAGCTTGACTTCATCTTGAGCAATTACTGAAGTCGCGGTTGCATGAGCTATGGTAATTGCCTCGCTACTCTCTTCAATAGGCAGGAGGCAGTGTTTCTTTAAAAATGTATAGGGGAGGATATTCAAAAGCTCCTGAGATAAAAAATTAGCAACCATCGTATTCTCGCCCTTCTACCTGAGATAAAGGTACGCCTGCTAGGGGAAGCATGTCTAATTTTTTATGAGCAGCTCGTGCTGCAGCTTCGCTAGCTGCTAAAGCTTTACGGAACTCTTCTCCCTCTCCAGGACGAGAAGATAGTAAAGCCTCTTCTTGACGTCCTTGTTGTTCCACGGGGTTTTCTAAAATTTTTGGAGTGATAAATACAAACATTTCCGTGAGGCTGTCTGATGTAGAACTCATTCCAAATAACTTCCCAATACCAGGAATTTCTCCAAGGAAAGGAATGCCGTCATGAGAATCTGACATCTGTTTGCAACGCAAACCTCCAATAATCACAGTCTCTCCGTCAGCTATGCGTACCTTATTGGTAATATTACGCCTGGTAACATCAGGGCGATCATCATGATTCTTTCCCGTAGTATCAAAGGTGATGTCTGTCTCTAGAGTAATGTAATTTTTCCCATCTTCTTCTCCCATGTTAATTACTGGGAGCATTTTTATCATAATACCGTACTGTGCACGATTGTACTGTAATTTATCTTTATCTGAAGAAACCGCTATAGACATCTCATCAACCACGGCAATCCGTGCTGGAGTTTGGTTCATAGTGACTACCGAAGGACTCGCATTAATCCGAACGTCCTCTTGAGCCATTAAAAATTGATAGGCAAGATCGTATCCAGGAACTACTGAGGATCCTGTACTTCCTTTAAACAAAAATTCTAAGATTCCAGCTCCTCCCACCCAAGATACAGAAGGACTGCAACCTTTTTTACAGACTTCTTCACCAAGACGTAGAAGATTCAACCCAGATTTCTGTTCATGTGCCAGTTTTCTTTCAAATAGCAGCACCTCAATACGAACCATCTTTTTAGGAACATCGAGCTTTTTAAGTAGCATTTGAATGCGTGGAAGAGCTTCTTTCTCAACCACCATAATAAGTGTCCCTGTCTTAGAGTCGGCAATAAAGTTTCCATACTTCACAGAACCATCTTTGCCAGAAGAGCTTACCGTAGTATCAATTTGGATTGAGGTGTTTAATTGTGACCCACACCCATCACCAGCTCCAATGCTACCTTTATTCTCCCCAGAGAAGACGTCATGGACTTGGGAAAGCAAAGCAGCCAACTCTTGTGGGTCGGAGTGCTTGACGTT from Candidatus Chlamydia corallus encodes:
- a CDS encoding type II secretion system F family protein; this encodes MPRYRYTYLDSRERRKRGCLEALHIEEAREKLAQENIQILNIREIALRRVSIKSSELIIFTKQLLLLLRSGLPLYESLVSLRDQYHGQKMGLLLTSFMETLRSGGSLSQAMAAHPNIFDHFYCSGVAAGESVGNLEGCLQNIIVVLEERAQISRKMIGALSYPFVLLVFSFGVMLFFLLGVIPSLKETFENMEVKGLTKIVFGVSDYLCEYRYLFLGAMSALAIVGTLMRHRIPWRKMLEKLLFALPGTKKFVVKLAVNRFCSVASAILKGGGTLIEGLDLGCDAIPYDRLKSDMKDIVQAVIGGGSLSRELAQRSWVPKLAIGMISLGEESGDLGDVLGYVAHIYNEDTQKTLAAITSWCQPVILIFLGGIIGVIMLAILIPLTSNIQTL
- a CDS encoding GspE/PulE family protein, with translation MVANFLSQELLNILPYTFLKKHCLLPIEESSEAITIAHATATSVIAQDEVKLLIKKPIRFVLKDESEILQRLQQLYSNREGNVSDMLLTMKEEDSTAIPEEEDLLENTDTIPVVRLLNLILKEAIEERSSDIHFEPGEDSMRIRYRIDGVLHDRHSPPSHLRSALTTRLKVLAKMDIAEHRLPQDGRIKIQIGGQEVDMRVSTVPVIYGERVVLRILDKRNVILDIAGLRMPKDTEILFKDTITAPEGILLVTGPTGSGKTTTLYSLLQELKGPLTNIMTIEDPPEYKLQGIAQIAVKPKIGLTFARGLRHLLRQDPDILMVGEIRDQETAEIAIQAALTGHLVVSTLHTNDAISAIPRLLDMGVESYLLSATLVGVVAQRLVRTICPYCRVAYTPEHQEKSFLASLGKDTETPLYRGQGCIHCFRSGYKGRQGIYEFLRPNTIFRSEVASHSPYHVLRETAEQNGFLPILEHGIALVLSGETTLAEVLRVTKRYD
- a CDS encoding secretin N-terminal domain-containing protein translates to MVFWRNSLLHLVALSGMLYCPCGMALTIAEKMASLEHAGNGTDDYAGTASFNANMREYSLQLRKLYDEAHQLRDAGIEDEALWKDLLQRIGKVRRHLREIEELWAAEIRDKGGNLEDYALWNHPETTIYNLVTDYGTEDTVYLIPQEIGSIKIATLSKFVVPKESFEECLTQILSRLGIGVREVSPWIKELYTMRKEGCSVAGVFSCRKDLEALPETAYIGFVLHSTIDAHTNQHVLKKFINPETTHVDVIAGRVWIFGTAGEVDELLKIYNFVQSDSIRQEYRIIPLTKIDAGEMISILNAAFREDLTKDVSEESLGLRVVPLQYQGRSLFLSGTSALVQQALNLIREVEEGIENPTDKTVFWYNVKHSDPQELAALLSQVHDVFSGENKGSIGAGDGCGSQLNTSIQIDTTVSSSGKDGSVKYGNFIADSKTGTLIMVVEKEALPRIQMLLKKLDVPKKMVRIEVLLFERKLAHEQKSGLNLLRLGEEVCKKGCSPSVSWVGGAGILEFLFKGSTGSSVVPGYDLAYQFLMAQEDVRINASPSVVTMNQTPARIAVVDEMSIAVSSDKDKLQYNRAQYGIMIKMLPVINMGEEDGKNYITLETDITFDTTGKNHDDRPDVTRRNITNKVRIADGETVIIGGLRCKQMSDSHDGIPFLGEIPGIGKLFGMSSTSDSLTEMFVFITPKILENPVEQQGRQEEALLSSRPGEGEEFRKALAASEAAARAAHKKLDMLPLAGVPLSQVEGREYDGC